One region of Salvia miltiorrhiza cultivar Shanhuang (shh) chromosome 3, IMPLAD_Smil_shh, whole genome shotgun sequence genomic DNA includes:
- the LOC131014423 gene encoding uncharacterized protein LOC131014423 isoform X5 has protein sequence MVDNVKESLSSLSFKGGNPKIVMWRTPFYDVKSLSDLPSSFHDFQKLKLSVLPGLEPPVLPATLTDLSWGTFPTMIDLKEYMDDVSFAGNMKNEWTSIKKLSAENMLQRKKQIGKLDSKLAEGKEDDKKYSVSETTQRKKPERSAFVTSQGNFAGGGSDLVLNALAAYLRYLEGTSRDEYQEVHAKLRLAEKREGASFQALFGSSLLLGIVSRRRVYFEAIKYEKERNGGFLSPFGYSTTTVAAVINTVSSTEWYWLLTLNDYKNEADIFPIRIWRWNNYLIQYTVAGCEGPAILLVHGFGAFLEHYRDNVYPIAEDKNRVWAITLLGFGKSEKPNIIYTELVWAELLRDFIIEVVREPVHLVGNSIGGYAVSLVAGLWPLLAKSIVLMNTAGSIISGYRPLGYSKDRQTSGAAWLGARLLLGYLRFNIRNILRSFYPTETGRADDWLINEMTRAVSFRGIFRLLFSFRKQSCYSHMQDLKSILQSYDPGVIFVLESIFSFDLSLPLNYLLEGFENKMLMVQGMKDPLSDSKSMLAMVREHCRGVAIKEIDAGHCPHDELPSEVNLIITEWVAALDCEMSPVASKQLN, from the exons ATGGTAGATAATGTGAAGGAATCACTGTCATCTTTATCTTTCAAGGGAGGGAACCCTAAGATTGTGATGTGGAGAACTCCATTTTACGATGTTAAG AGTTTAAGCGACCTGCCATCATCATTTCATGACTTCCAAAAGCTTAAGCTATCTGTTTTACCCGGTCTTGAGCCCCCAGTCTTACCTGCTACTTTGACAGATTTGTCCTGGG GTACTTTCCCCACCATGATCGATTTGAAAGAATATATGGATGACGTCTCGTTTGCTGGGAATATGAAAAATGAATGGActtcaataaaaaaattgtcTGCTGAAAATATGCTgcaaagaaagaaacaaatagGAAAACTTGACTCGAAGTTAGCAGAAGGGAAAGAAGACGATAAGAAGTATTCTGTTAGTGAGACTACCCAAAGAAAGAAACCAGAAAGATCAGCATTTGTAACAAGCCAAGGGAACTTTGCTGGAGGTGGATCTGATCTTGTATTGAATGCTTTGGCGGCATATTTGAGATACCTGGAAGGAACTTCCCGAGATGAATATCAGGA GGTACATGCAAAGCTACGTTTAGCTGAAAAACGTGAAGGAGCTTCATTTCAAGCACTTTTTGGTTCTTCCCTTCTTCTCGGAATTGTTTCCAGAAGAAGAGTATATTTTGAAGCTATCAAGTATGAGAAAGAACGAAATGGTGGATTCTTGTCACCATTTGGGTATTCCACAACTACAGTGGCAGCAGTAATCAATACTGTGTCTTCCACGGAG TGGTATTGGCTTTTGACTCTAAATGACTACAAAAATGAGGCAGACATTTTTCCAATTCGGATATGGAGATGGAATAACTATCTAATCCAA TATACAGTTGCTGGTTGTGAAGGTCCGGCTATTCTTCTTGTTCATGGTTTTGGTGCCTTTTTGGAGCATTACAGGGATAATGTATATCCCATAGCTGAAGATAAAAACAGGGTTTGGGCAATTACACTACTTGGGTTTGGTAAATCAGAAAAACCAAACATCATATACACTGAACTCGTGTGGGCTGAACTGCTTCGGGATTTCATAATCGAGGTTGTCAGGGAGCCAGTACATCTTGTTGGGAATTCAATTGGTG GATATGCTGTCTCTCTAGTCGCTGGTCTTTGGCCGTTGTTAGCCAAGTCTATCGTCCTTATGAATACTGCTGGAAGTATTATTTCTGGGTATCGCCCTTTGGGTTATTCAAAA GATAGGCAAACTTCAGGAGCAGCGTGGTTAGGCGCTAGGCTCCTTTTGGGGTACTTGAGATTTAATATCAGGAACATACTACGAAGCTTTTATCCAACA GAAACAGGAAGGGCAGATGATTGGCTTATAAATGAGATGACTAGAGCTGTATCCTTTAGAGGCATCTTCAGATTGTTGTTTTCTTTTCGTAAACAATCATGTTATAGTCATATGCAAGACCTTAAAAGTATTTTGCAGTCATATGACCCCGGTGTGATATTTGTTTTAGAAAGCATCTTCAGCTTTGATCTTTCACTTCCTCTAAATTATCTCTTGGAGGGATTTGAGAATAAGATGCTTATGGTACAG GGAATGAAGGATCCACTATCTGATTCGAAGTCAATGTTAGCCATGGTTAGAGAACATTGCAGAGGGGTAGCCATTAAAGAAATAGATGCTG GACACTGCCCTCACGATGAGCTGCCAAGTGAAGTGAACTTGATCATTACTGAATGGGTGGCGGCGCTTGATTGTGAAATGTCTCCTGTTGCCTCAAAACAGTTAAATTAA
- the LOC131014423 gene encoding uncharacterized protein LOC131014423 isoform X2, with protein sequence MMLLFHPPLFSVSIPPKRSLLGPKAPLRCSASATDVRVESGAAANSSAAVLWYKHDLRIEDHPGLIAASQHRTVVPLYVFDRRILSRFSDEMLELLLFALEDLRKLLKERGSNLMIRFGTAEDVIRKLVKEVQATGIFVEEEVEYELCVMVDNVKESLSSLSFKGGNPKIVMWRTPFYDVKSLSDLPSSFHDFQKLKLSVLPGLEPPVLPATLTDLSWGTFPTMIDLKEYMDDVSFAGNMKNEWTSIKKLSAENMLQRKKQIGKLDSKLAEGKEDDKKYSVSETTQRKKPERSAFVTSQGNFAGGGSDLVLNALAAYLRYLEGTSRDEYQEVHAKLRLAEKREGASFQALFGSSLLLGIVSRRRVYFEAIKYEKERNGGFLSPFGYSTTTVAAVINTVSSTEWYWLLTLNDYKNEADIFPIRIWRWNNYLIQYTVAGCEGPAILLVHGFGAFLEHYRDNVYPIAEDKNRVWAITLLGFGKSEKPNIIYTELVWAELLRDFIIEVVREPVHLVGNSIGGYAVSLVAGLWPLLAKSIVLMNTAGSIISGYRPLGYSKDRQTSGAAWLGARLLLGYLRFNIRNILRSFYPTETGRADDWLINEMTRAVSFRGIFRLLFSFRKQSCYSHMQDLKSILQSYDPGVIFVLESIFSFDLSLPLNYLLEGFENKMLMGMKDPLSDSKSMLAMVREHCRGVAIKEIDAGHCPHDELPSEVNLIITEWVAALDCEMSPVASKQLN encoded by the exons ATGATGCTTCTCTTTCACCCCCCTCTTTTCTCAGTTTCAATACCCCCAAAACGATCCTTGTTGGGACCGAAAGCTCCGCTCCGATGCTCTGCCTCCGCCACAGATGTGAGGGTGGAATCCGGCGCGGCAGCCAACAGCAGTGCCGCCGTTCTTTGGTACAAGCACGACCTTCGCATCGAAGACCACCCGGGGCTCATCGCCGCATCCCAGCATCGAACTGTTGTTCCCCTTTACGTATTTGATCGCCGTATTCTCTCAC GATTTTCAGATGAAATGCTAGAACTTCTCCTCTTTGCTTTGGAGGACTTAAGGAAGTTGCTAAAGGAGAGGGGGTCCAATTTGATGATCAGGTTTGGAACTGCAGAAGATGTCATTAGAAAATTGGTCAAAGAG GTCCAGGCTACTGGTATTTTTGTAGAAGAAGAGGTGGAGTATGAGCTATGTGTAATGGTAGATAATGTGAAGGAATCACTGTCATCTTTATCTTTCAAGGGAGGGAACCCTAAGATTGTGATGTGGAGAACTCCATTTTACGATGTTAAG AGTTTAAGCGACCTGCCATCATCATTTCATGACTTCCAAAAGCTTAAGCTATCTGTTTTACCCGGTCTTGAGCCCCCAGTCTTACCTGCTACTTTGACAGATTTGTCCTGGG GTACTTTCCCCACCATGATCGATTTGAAAGAATATATGGATGACGTCTCGTTTGCTGGGAATATGAAAAATGAATGGActtcaataaaaaaattgtcTGCTGAAAATATGCTgcaaagaaagaaacaaatagGAAAACTTGACTCGAAGTTAGCAGAAGGGAAAGAAGACGATAAGAAGTATTCTGTTAGTGAGACTACCCAAAGAAAGAAACCAGAAAGATCAGCATTTGTAACAAGCCAAGGGAACTTTGCTGGAGGTGGATCTGATCTTGTATTGAATGCTTTGGCGGCATATTTGAGATACCTGGAAGGAACTTCCCGAGATGAATATCAGGA GGTACATGCAAAGCTACGTTTAGCTGAAAAACGTGAAGGAGCTTCATTTCAAGCACTTTTTGGTTCTTCCCTTCTTCTCGGAATTGTTTCCAGAAGAAGAGTATATTTTGAAGCTATCAAGTATGAGAAAGAACGAAATGGTGGATTCTTGTCACCATTTGGGTATTCCACAACTACAGTGGCAGCAGTAATCAATACTGTGTCTTCCACGGAG TGGTATTGGCTTTTGACTCTAAATGACTACAAAAATGAGGCAGACATTTTTCCAATTCGGATATGGAGATGGAATAACTATCTAATCCAA TATACAGTTGCTGGTTGTGAAGGTCCGGCTATTCTTCTTGTTCATGGTTTTGGTGCCTTTTTGGAGCATTACAGGGATAATGTATATCCCATAGCTGAAGATAAAAACAGGGTTTGGGCAATTACACTACTTGGGTTTGGTAAATCAGAAAAACCAAACATCATATACACTGAACTCGTGTGGGCTGAACTGCTTCGGGATTTCATAATCGAGGTTGTCAGGGAGCCAGTACATCTTGTTGGGAATTCAATTGGTG GATATGCTGTCTCTCTAGTCGCTGGTCTTTGGCCGTTGTTAGCCAAGTCTATCGTCCTTATGAATACTGCTGGAAGTATTATTTCTGGGTATCGCCCTTTGGGTTATTCAAAA GATAGGCAAACTTCAGGAGCAGCGTGGTTAGGCGCTAGGCTCCTTTTGGGGTACTTGAGATTTAATATCAGGAACATACTACGAAGCTTTTATCCAACA GAAACAGGAAGGGCAGATGATTGGCTTATAAATGAGATGACTAGAGCTGTATCCTTTAGAGGCATCTTCAGATTGTTGTTTTCTTTTCGTAAACAATCATGTTATAGTCATATGCAAGACCTTAAAAGTATTTTGCAGTCATATGACCCCGGTGTGATATTTGTTTTAGAAAGCATCTTCAGCTTTGATCTTTCACTTCCTCTAAATTATCTCTTGGAGGGATTTGAGAATAAGATGCTTATG GGAATGAAGGATCCACTATCTGATTCGAAGTCAATGTTAGCCATGGTTAGAGAACATTGCAGAGGGGTAGCCATTAAAGAAATAGATGCTG GACACTGCCCTCACGATGAGCTGCCAAGTGAAGTGAACTTGATCATTACTGAATGGGTGGCGGCGCTTGATTGTGAAATGTCTCCTGTTGCCTCAAAACAGTTAAATTAA
- the LOC131014423 gene encoding uncharacterized protein LOC131014423 isoform X4, whose protein sequence is MMLLFHPPLFSVSIPPKRSLLGPKAPLRCSASATDVRVESGAAANSSAAVLWYKHDLRIEDHPGLIAASQHRTVVPLYVFDRRILSRFSDEMLELLLFALEDLRKLLKERGSNLMIRFGTAEDVIRKLVKEVQATGIFVEEEVEYELCVMVDNVKESLSSLSFKGGNPKIVMWRTPFYDVKSLSDLPSSFHDFQKLKLSVLPGLEPPVLPATLTDLSWGTFPTMIDLKEYMDDVSFAGNMKNEWTSIKKLSAENMLQRKKQIGKLDSKLAEGKEDDKKYSVSETTQRKKPERSAFVTSQGNFAGGGSDLVLNALAAYLRYLEGTSRDEYQEVHAKLRLAEKREGASFQALFGSSLLLGIVSRRRVYFEAIKYEKERNGGFLSPFGYSTTTVAAVINTVSSTEWYWLLTLNDYKNEADIFPIRIWRWNNYLIQYTVAGCEGPAILLVHGFGAFLEHYRDNVYPIAEDKNRVWAITLLGFGKSEKPNIIYTELVWAELLRDFIIEVVREPVHLVGNSIGGYAVSLVAGLWPLLAKSIVLMNTAGSIISGYRPLGYSKDRQTSGAAWLGARLLLGYLRFNIRNILRSFYPTETGRADDWLINEMTRASYDPGVIFVLESIFSFDLSLPLNYLLEGFENKMLMGMKDPLSDSKSMLAMVREHCRGVAIKEIDAGHCPHDELPSEVNLIITEWVAALDCEMSPVASKQLN, encoded by the exons ATGATGCTTCTCTTTCACCCCCCTCTTTTCTCAGTTTCAATACCCCCAAAACGATCCTTGTTGGGACCGAAAGCTCCGCTCCGATGCTCTGCCTCCGCCACAGATGTGAGGGTGGAATCCGGCGCGGCAGCCAACAGCAGTGCCGCCGTTCTTTGGTACAAGCACGACCTTCGCATCGAAGACCACCCGGGGCTCATCGCCGCATCCCAGCATCGAACTGTTGTTCCCCTTTACGTATTTGATCGCCGTATTCTCTCAC GATTTTCAGATGAAATGCTAGAACTTCTCCTCTTTGCTTTGGAGGACTTAAGGAAGTTGCTAAAGGAGAGGGGGTCCAATTTGATGATCAGGTTTGGAACTGCAGAAGATGTCATTAGAAAATTGGTCAAAGAG GTCCAGGCTACTGGTATTTTTGTAGAAGAAGAGGTGGAGTATGAGCTATGTGTAATGGTAGATAATGTGAAGGAATCACTGTCATCTTTATCTTTCAAGGGAGGGAACCCTAAGATTGTGATGTGGAGAACTCCATTTTACGATGTTAAG AGTTTAAGCGACCTGCCATCATCATTTCATGACTTCCAAAAGCTTAAGCTATCTGTTTTACCCGGTCTTGAGCCCCCAGTCTTACCTGCTACTTTGACAGATTTGTCCTGGG GTACTTTCCCCACCATGATCGATTTGAAAGAATATATGGATGACGTCTCGTTTGCTGGGAATATGAAAAATGAATGGActtcaataaaaaaattgtcTGCTGAAAATATGCTgcaaagaaagaaacaaatagGAAAACTTGACTCGAAGTTAGCAGAAGGGAAAGAAGACGATAAGAAGTATTCTGTTAGTGAGACTACCCAAAGAAAGAAACCAGAAAGATCAGCATTTGTAACAAGCCAAGGGAACTTTGCTGGAGGTGGATCTGATCTTGTATTGAATGCTTTGGCGGCATATTTGAGATACCTGGAAGGAACTTCCCGAGATGAATATCAGGA GGTACATGCAAAGCTACGTTTAGCTGAAAAACGTGAAGGAGCTTCATTTCAAGCACTTTTTGGTTCTTCCCTTCTTCTCGGAATTGTTTCCAGAAGAAGAGTATATTTTGAAGCTATCAAGTATGAGAAAGAACGAAATGGTGGATTCTTGTCACCATTTGGGTATTCCACAACTACAGTGGCAGCAGTAATCAATACTGTGTCTTCCACGGAG TGGTATTGGCTTTTGACTCTAAATGACTACAAAAATGAGGCAGACATTTTTCCAATTCGGATATGGAGATGGAATAACTATCTAATCCAA TATACAGTTGCTGGTTGTGAAGGTCCGGCTATTCTTCTTGTTCATGGTTTTGGTGCCTTTTTGGAGCATTACAGGGATAATGTATATCCCATAGCTGAAGATAAAAACAGGGTTTGGGCAATTACACTACTTGGGTTTGGTAAATCAGAAAAACCAAACATCATATACACTGAACTCGTGTGGGCTGAACTGCTTCGGGATTTCATAATCGAGGTTGTCAGGGAGCCAGTACATCTTGTTGGGAATTCAATTGGTG GATATGCTGTCTCTCTAGTCGCTGGTCTTTGGCCGTTGTTAGCCAAGTCTATCGTCCTTATGAATACTGCTGGAAGTATTATTTCTGGGTATCGCCCTTTGGGTTATTCAAAA GATAGGCAAACTTCAGGAGCAGCGTGGTTAGGCGCTAGGCTCCTTTTGGGGTACTTGAGATTTAATATCAGGAACATACTACGAAGCTTTTATCCAACA GAAACAGGAAGGGCAGATGATTGGCTTATAAATGAGATGACTAGAGCT TCATATGACCCCGGTGTGATATTTGTTTTAGAAAGCATCTTCAGCTTTGATCTTTCACTTCCTCTAAATTATCTCTTGGAGGGATTTGAGAATAAGATGCTTATG GGAATGAAGGATCCACTATCTGATTCGAAGTCAATGTTAGCCATGGTTAGAGAACATTGCAGAGGGGTAGCCATTAAAGAAATAGATGCTG GACACTGCCCTCACGATGAGCTGCCAAGTGAAGTGAACTTGATCATTACTGAATGGGTGGCGGCGCTTGATTGTGAAATGTCTCCTGTTGCCTCAAAACAGTTAAATTAA
- the LOC131014423 gene encoding uncharacterized protein LOC131014423 isoform X3 — translation MMLLFHPPLFSVSIPPKRSLLGPKAPLRCSASATDVRVESGAAANSSAAVLWYKHDLRIEDHPGLIAASQHRTVVPLYVFDRRILSRFSDEMLELLLFALEDLRKLLKERGSNLMIRFGTAEDVIRKLVKEVQATGIFVEEEVEYELCVMVDNVKESLSSLSFKGGNPKIVMWRTPFYDVKSLSDLPSSFHDFQKLKLSVLPGLEPPVLPATLTDLSWGTFPTMIDLKEYMDDVSFAGNMKNEWTSIKKLSAENMLQRKKQIGKLDSKLAEGKEDDKKYSVSETTQRKKPERSAFVTSQGNFAGGGSDLVLNALAAYLRYLEGTSRDEYQEVHAKLRLAEKREGASFQALFGSSLLLGIVSRRRVYFEAIKYEKERNGGFLSPFGYSTTTVAAVINTVSSTEWYWLLTLNDYKNEADIFPIRIWRWNNYLIQYTVAGCEGPAILLVHGFGAFLEHYRDNVYPIAEDKNRVWAITLLGFGKSEKPNIIYTELVWAELLRDFIIEVVREPVHLVGNSIGGYAVSLVAGLWPLLAKSIVLMNTAGSIISGYRPLGYSKDRQTSGAAWLGARLLLGYLRFNIRNILRSFYPTETGRADDWLINEMTRASYDPGVIFVLESIFSFDLSLPLNYLLEGFENKMLMVQGMKDPLSDSKSMLAMVREHCRGVAIKEIDAGHCPHDELPSEVNLIITEWVAALDCEMSPVASKQLN, via the exons ATGATGCTTCTCTTTCACCCCCCTCTTTTCTCAGTTTCAATACCCCCAAAACGATCCTTGTTGGGACCGAAAGCTCCGCTCCGATGCTCTGCCTCCGCCACAGATGTGAGGGTGGAATCCGGCGCGGCAGCCAACAGCAGTGCCGCCGTTCTTTGGTACAAGCACGACCTTCGCATCGAAGACCACCCGGGGCTCATCGCCGCATCCCAGCATCGAACTGTTGTTCCCCTTTACGTATTTGATCGCCGTATTCTCTCAC GATTTTCAGATGAAATGCTAGAACTTCTCCTCTTTGCTTTGGAGGACTTAAGGAAGTTGCTAAAGGAGAGGGGGTCCAATTTGATGATCAGGTTTGGAACTGCAGAAGATGTCATTAGAAAATTGGTCAAAGAG GTCCAGGCTACTGGTATTTTTGTAGAAGAAGAGGTGGAGTATGAGCTATGTGTAATGGTAGATAATGTGAAGGAATCACTGTCATCTTTATCTTTCAAGGGAGGGAACCCTAAGATTGTGATGTGGAGAACTCCATTTTACGATGTTAAG AGTTTAAGCGACCTGCCATCATCATTTCATGACTTCCAAAAGCTTAAGCTATCTGTTTTACCCGGTCTTGAGCCCCCAGTCTTACCTGCTACTTTGACAGATTTGTCCTGGG GTACTTTCCCCACCATGATCGATTTGAAAGAATATATGGATGACGTCTCGTTTGCTGGGAATATGAAAAATGAATGGActtcaataaaaaaattgtcTGCTGAAAATATGCTgcaaagaaagaaacaaatagGAAAACTTGACTCGAAGTTAGCAGAAGGGAAAGAAGACGATAAGAAGTATTCTGTTAGTGAGACTACCCAAAGAAAGAAACCAGAAAGATCAGCATTTGTAACAAGCCAAGGGAACTTTGCTGGAGGTGGATCTGATCTTGTATTGAATGCTTTGGCGGCATATTTGAGATACCTGGAAGGAACTTCCCGAGATGAATATCAGGA GGTACATGCAAAGCTACGTTTAGCTGAAAAACGTGAAGGAGCTTCATTTCAAGCACTTTTTGGTTCTTCCCTTCTTCTCGGAATTGTTTCCAGAAGAAGAGTATATTTTGAAGCTATCAAGTATGAGAAAGAACGAAATGGTGGATTCTTGTCACCATTTGGGTATTCCACAACTACAGTGGCAGCAGTAATCAATACTGTGTCTTCCACGGAG TGGTATTGGCTTTTGACTCTAAATGACTACAAAAATGAGGCAGACATTTTTCCAATTCGGATATGGAGATGGAATAACTATCTAATCCAA TATACAGTTGCTGGTTGTGAAGGTCCGGCTATTCTTCTTGTTCATGGTTTTGGTGCCTTTTTGGAGCATTACAGGGATAATGTATATCCCATAGCTGAAGATAAAAACAGGGTTTGGGCAATTACACTACTTGGGTTTGGTAAATCAGAAAAACCAAACATCATATACACTGAACTCGTGTGGGCTGAACTGCTTCGGGATTTCATAATCGAGGTTGTCAGGGAGCCAGTACATCTTGTTGGGAATTCAATTGGTG GATATGCTGTCTCTCTAGTCGCTGGTCTTTGGCCGTTGTTAGCCAAGTCTATCGTCCTTATGAATACTGCTGGAAGTATTATTTCTGGGTATCGCCCTTTGGGTTATTCAAAA GATAGGCAAACTTCAGGAGCAGCGTGGTTAGGCGCTAGGCTCCTTTTGGGGTACTTGAGATTTAATATCAGGAACATACTACGAAGCTTTTATCCAACA GAAACAGGAAGGGCAGATGATTGGCTTATAAATGAGATGACTAGAGCT TCATATGACCCCGGTGTGATATTTGTTTTAGAAAGCATCTTCAGCTTTGATCTTTCACTTCCTCTAAATTATCTCTTGGAGGGATTTGAGAATAAGATGCTTATGGTACAG GGAATGAAGGATCCACTATCTGATTCGAAGTCAATGTTAGCCATGGTTAGAGAACATTGCAGAGGGGTAGCCATTAAAGAAATAGATGCTG GACACTGCCCTCACGATGAGCTGCCAAGTGAAGTGAACTTGATCATTACTGAATGGGTGGCGGCGCTTGATTGTGAAATGTCTCCTGTTGCCTCAAAACAGTTAAATTAA
- the LOC131014423 gene encoding uncharacterized protein LOC131014423 isoform X1 — protein sequence MMLLFHPPLFSVSIPPKRSLLGPKAPLRCSASATDVRVESGAAANSSAAVLWYKHDLRIEDHPGLIAASQHRTVVPLYVFDRRILSRFSDEMLELLLFALEDLRKLLKERGSNLMIRFGTAEDVIRKLVKEVQATGIFVEEEVEYELCVMVDNVKESLSSLSFKGGNPKIVMWRTPFYDVKSLSDLPSSFHDFQKLKLSVLPGLEPPVLPATLTDLSWGTFPTMIDLKEYMDDVSFAGNMKNEWTSIKKLSAENMLQRKKQIGKLDSKLAEGKEDDKKYSVSETTQRKKPERSAFVTSQGNFAGGGSDLVLNALAAYLRYLEGTSRDEYQEVHAKLRLAEKREGASFQALFGSSLLLGIVSRRRVYFEAIKYEKERNGGFLSPFGYSTTTVAAVINTVSSTEWYWLLTLNDYKNEADIFPIRIWRWNNYLIQYTVAGCEGPAILLVHGFGAFLEHYRDNVYPIAEDKNRVWAITLLGFGKSEKPNIIYTELVWAELLRDFIIEVVREPVHLVGNSIGGYAVSLVAGLWPLLAKSIVLMNTAGSIISGYRPLGYSKDRQTSGAAWLGARLLLGYLRFNIRNILRSFYPTETGRADDWLINEMTRAVSFRGIFRLLFSFRKQSCYSHMQDLKSILQSYDPGVIFVLESIFSFDLSLPLNYLLEGFENKMLMVQGMKDPLSDSKSMLAMVREHCRGVAIKEIDAGHCPHDELPSEVNLIITEWVAALDCEMSPVASKQLN from the exons ATGATGCTTCTCTTTCACCCCCCTCTTTTCTCAGTTTCAATACCCCCAAAACGATCCTTGTTGGGACCGAAAGCTCCGCTCCGATGCTCTGCCTCCGCCACAGATGTGAGGGTGGAATCCGGCGCGGCAGCCAACAGCAGTGCCGCCGTTCTTTGGTACAAGCACGACCTTCGCATCGAAGACCACCCGGGGCTCATCGCCGCATCCCAGCATCGAACTGTTGTTCCCCTTTACGTATTTGATCGCCGTATTCTCTCAC GATTTTCAGATGAAATGCTAGAACTTCTCCTCTTTGCTTTGGAGGACTTAAGGAAGTTGCTAAAGGAGAGGGGGTCCAATTTGATGATCAGGTTTGGAACTGCAGAAGATGTCATTAGAAAATTGGTCAAAGAG GTCCAGGCTACTGGTATTTTTGTAGAAGAAGAGGTGGAGTATGAGCTATGTGTAATGGTAGATAATGTGAAGGAATCACTGTCATCTTTATCTTTCAAGGGAGGGAACCCTAAGATTGTGATGTGGAGAACTCCATTTTACGATGTTAAG AGTTTAAGCGACCTGCCATCATCATTTCATGACTTCCAAAAGCTTAAGCTATCTGTTTTACCCGGTCTTGAGCCCCCAGTCTTACCTGCTACTTTGACAGATTTGTCCTGGG GTACTTTCCCCACCATGATCGATTTGAAAGAATATATGGATGACGTCTCGTTTGCTGGGAATATGAAAAATGAATGGActtcaataaaaaaattgtcTGCTGAAAATATGCTgcaaagaaagaaacaaatagGAAAACTTGACTCGAAGTTAGCAGAAGGGAAAGAAGACGATAAGAAGTATTCTGTTAGTGAGACTACCCAAAGAAAGAAACCAGAAAGATCAGCATTTGTAACAAGCCAAGGGAACTTTGCTGGAGGTGGATCTGATCTTGTATTGAATGCTTTGGCGGCATATTTGAGATACCTGGAAGGAACTTCCCGAGATGAATATCAGGA GGTACATGCAAAGCTACGTTTAGCTGAAAAACGTGAAGGAGCTTCATTTCAAGCACTTTTTGGTTCTTCCCTTCTTCTCGGAATTGTTTCCAGAAGAAGAGTATATTTTGAAGCTATCAAGTATGAGAAAGAACGAAATGGTGGATTCTTGTCACCATTTGGGTATTCCACAACTACAGTGGCAGCAGTAATCAATACTGTGTCTTCCACGGAG TGGTATTGGCTTTTGACTCTAAATGACTACAAAAATGAGGCAGACATTTTTCCAATTCGGATATGGAGATGGAATAACTATCTAATCCAA TATACAGTTGCTGGTTGTGAAGGTCCGGCTATTCTTCTTGTTCATGGTTTTGGTGCCTTTTTGGAGCATTACAGGGATAATGTATATCCCATAGCTGAAGATAAAAACAGGGTTTGGGCAATTACACTACTTGGGTTTGGTAAATCAGAAAAACCAAACATCATATACACTGAACTCGTGTGGGCTGAACTGCTTCGGGATTTCATAATCGAGGTTGTCAGGGAGCCAGTACATCTTGTTGGGAATTCAATTGGTG GATATGCTGTCTCTCTAGTCGCTGGTCTTTGGCCGTTGTTAGCCAAGTCTATCGTCCTTATGAATACTGCTGGAAGTATTATTTCTGGGTATCGCCCTTTGGGTTATTCAAAA GATAGGCAAACTTCAGGAGCAGCGTGGTTAGGCGCTAGGCTCCTTTTGGGGTACTTGAGATTTAATATCAGGAACATACTACGAAGCTTTTATCCAACA GAAACAGGAAGGGCAGATGATTGGCTTATAAATGAGATGACTAGAGCTGTATCCTTTAGAGGCATCTTCAGATTGTTGTTTTCTTTTCGTAAACAATCATGTTATAGTCATATGCAAGACCTTAAAAGTATTTTGCAGTCATATGACCCCGGTGTGATATTTGTTTTAGAAAGCATCTTCAGCTTTGATCTTTCACTTCCTCTAAATTATCTCTTGGAGGGATTTGAGAATAAGATGCTTATGGTACAG GGAATGAAGGATCCACTATCTGATTCGAAGTCAATGTTAGCCATGGTTAGAGAACATTGCAGAGGGGTAGCCATTAAAGAAATAGATGCTG GACACTGCCCTCACGATGAGCTGCCAAGTGAAGTGAACTTGATCATTACTGAATGGGTGGCGGCGCTTGATTGTGAAATGTCTCCTGTTGCCTCAAAACAGTTAAATTAA